A DNA window from Ficedula albicollis isolate OC2 chromosome 1, FicAlb1.5, whole genome shotgun sequence contains the following coding sequences:
- the GJA8 gene encoding gap junction alpha-8 protein yields the protein MGDWSFLGNILEQVNEQSTVIGRVWLTVLFIFRILILGTAAELVWGDEQSDFVCNTQQPGCENVCYDEAFPISHIRLWVLQIIFVSTPSLMYFGHAVHHVRMEEKRKEREEAERRQQAEVDEEKLPLAPNQNKGNNPDGTKKFRLEGTLLRTYIFHIIFKTLFEVGFIVGQYFLYGFRILPLYRCGRWPCPNLVDCFVSRPTEKTIFIMFMLVVASVSLFLNLVEISHLILKRIRRALRRPAEEQLGEVPEKPLHAITVPSIPKAKGYKLLEEEKPVSHYFPLTEVGVEPSPLPSAYNEFEEKIGMGPLEDLSRAFDERLPSYAQAKEPEEEKVRAEEEEQEEEQPQEEPGAKKAEEQVVRDEVEGPSAPAELAADMRPLSRLSKASSRARSDDLTV from the coding sequence ATGGGTGACTGGAGTTTCTTGGGGAACATTTTAGAGCAGGTGAACGAGCAGTCCACTGTCATCGGGAGAGTTTGGCTCACGGTGCTCTTCATTTTCCGCATCCTGATCCTGGGCACGGCCGCTGAGCTGGTGTGGGGGGACGAGCAGTCAGACTTTGTGTGCAACACCCAGCAACCTGGTTGTGAGAACGTCTGCTACGATGAGGCCTTCCCCATCTCCCACATCCGGCTCTGGGTCCTGCAGATCATCTTTGTATCCACCCCTTCGCTAATGTACTTCGGGCATGCTGTGCACCACGTCCGCatggaggagaagaggaaagagagggaggaagcTGAGAGGCGCCAGCAAGCCGAGGTGGATGAAGAGAAGCTGCCCCTGgctccaaaccaaaacaaaggcAACAACCCTGATGGAACCAAGAAGTTTCGCCTGGAAGGTACTCTCCTGAGAACGTACATCTTCCACATCATTTTCAAAACCCTCTTTGAGGTGGGATTCATAGTAGGTCAGTACTTCCTGTATGGCTTCCGAATTCTCCCCCTTTACCGCTGTGGGCGGTGGCCCTGTCCCAATCTTGTGGACTGTTTTGTCTCCAGGCCCACGGAGAAGACCATCTTCATTATGTTCATGCTGGTGGTGGCTTCCGTATCCCTCTTCCTCAACCTGGTGGAGATCAGTCACTTGATCTTGAAAAGAATCCGGAGGGCTCTGAGGAGACCggcagaggagcagcttggAGAGGTCCCAGAGAAGCCCCTCCACGCCAtcactgtcccctccatcccaaaggCCAAAGGCTACAAGCTGCTGGAAGAAGAGAAGCCGGTGTCCCACTATTTCCCTCTCACGGAGGTCGGGGTTGAGCCCAGCCCCCTTCCATCAGCCTACAACGAGTTTGAGGAGAAGATTGGCATGGGACCATTGGAAGATCTCTCCAGGGCATTCGATGAGAGGTTACCATCGTACGCGCAAGCCAAGGAACCAGAAGAGGAGAAGGTAcgagcagaggaggaggaacaagaggaggagcagcctcaggAAGAGCCAGGGGcgaagaaagcagaagagcagGTGGTGAGGGATGAAGTGGAAGGGCCTTCAGCACCTGCTGAACTCGCCGCCGATATGAGACCCCTGAGCAGGCTAAGTAAAGCCAGCAGCCGGGCCAGGTCAGATGATTTGACTGTATGA